A single genomic interval of Acidovorax sp. 1608163 harbors:
- a CDS encoding transporter substrate-binding domain-containing protein, with product MTQRSTLVRGLIAAAALLAFGAGAAHADLLKDIRDAKKIRIALDTGSPPYGFVDSAMKPVGSDVETAHLLAQDLGVAIEIVQTTSPNRIPFLQTGKADIVVASLSVTPEREKVIDFSVPYAQILAVVAGPKGVQINGFDDLKGKRVATTRGSNNDKVVTTGAKDAQVVRYDDDATLVTAAVSGQADIIATSPAIVSTVLAKSPQKDLVTKFTMSTVPLGIGMRKDEPALKAWVNDWITKNLANGKLQAIYKKYHGG from the coding sequence ATGACACAGCGTTCCACTCTCGTTCGCGGCCTGATTGCCGCTGCTGCCTTGTTGGCCTTTGGCGCGGGCGCGGCCCATGCCGACCTGCTCAAGGACATCCGCGATGCCAAGAAGATCCGCATCGCACTCGATACCGGATCGCCGCCCTACGGCTTTGTGGACAGCGCCATGAAGCCCGTGGGCTCCGATGTGGAAACCGCGCACCTGCTGGCACAGGACCTGGGTGTGGCCATCGAGATCGTGCAGACCACCAGCCCCAACCGTATCCCTTTCCTGCAGACCGGCAAGGCCGACATCGTGGTGGCCTCGTTGTCGGTGACACCCGAGCGCGAGAAGGTCATCGACTTCTCGGTGCCCTATGCACAGATCCTGGCCGTGGTGGCGGGCCCCAAAGGCGTGCAGATCAACGGGTTTGACGACCTCAAGGGCAAACGCGTGGCCACCACACGTGGCTCCAACAACGACAAGGTCGTGACCACCGGAGCCAAGGATGCCCAGGTGGTGCGGTATGACGACGACGCCACGCTGGTCACTGCGGCCGTGAGCGGCCAGGCCGACATCATCGCCACCTCGCCCGCCATCGTCAGCACCGTGCTGGCCAAGTCGCCACAAAAAGACCTGGTGACCAAGTTCACGATGTCCACCGTGCCCCTGGGCATCGGCATGCGCAAGGACGAGCCTGCACTCAAGGCCTGGGTCAACGACTGGATCACCAAGAACCTGGCCAACGGCAAGCTGCAAGCCATCTACAAGAAGTACCACGGCGGCTGA
- a CDS encoding amino acid ABC transporter ATP-binding protein: MSPIVEIENISKCFGSTRVLEGVSFTVNKGAVVAIIGQSGSGKSTALRCIDRLETVDQGRIRVCGHEVTSPGLDLHQLRRDVGIVFQSYNLFPHLTVLQNIMLAPRLVQKAAKSEAKERALAVLAQVGLAEKAECYPSQLSGGQQQRVAIARSLAMQPQLMLFDEVTSALDPQLTGEVLRVMEKLAEGGMTMILVTHEMAFARKVADEVIFMHKGRVWEHGPASILDAPATTELRDFVGNGL; the protein is encoded by the coding sequence ATGTCGCCCATCGTTGAGATCGAGAACATCTCCAAGTGCTTCGGCAGCACCCGCGTGCTGGAGGGGGTGTCCTTCACCGTCAACAAAGGCGCGGTGGTGGCCATCATCGGCCAGAGCGGTTCGGGAAAAAGCACGGCACTGCGCTGCATCGACCGCCTGGAAACCGTGGACCAGGGCCGCATCCGCGTGTGTGGCCATGAGGTTACGTCGCCCGGGCTGGACCTGCACCAGCTGCGCCGCGACGTGGGCATTGTGTTCCAGAGCTACAACCTTTTTCCCCATCTCACGGTGCTGCAGAACATCATGCTGGCGCCCCGCCTGGTGCAAAAAGCAGCCAAGTCCGAAGCCAAGGAGCGCGCCCTGGCTGTGCTCGCCCAGGTCGGTCTGGCTGAAAAGGCCGAGTGCTACCCCTCACAACTGTCCGGCGGGCAGCAGCAGCGCGTGGCCATAGCGCGCTCGCTGGCCATGCAGCCCCAGCTCATGCTGTTTGACGAAGTGACCTCGGCGCTGGACCCCCAACTGACCGGCGAAGTGCTGCGCGTGATGGAGAAACTCGCGGAAGGCGGCATGACCATGATCCTCGTTACGCACGAAATGGCCTTTGCCCGCAAGGTGGCCGATGAGGTCATCTTCATGCACAAGGGCCGCGTATGGGAGCACGGTCCGGCCTCCATCCTAGACGCCCCTGCCACCACCGAGCTGCGTGACTTTGTGGGCAACGGCCTGTGA
- a CDS encoding amino acid ABC transporter permease yields the protein MGFLTLAHLQFLFDGLLWTIGLSLLAFVGGGLLGFAVALGTSYGPRWSRLGVSLYVKLIQGTPLLVLLPLAYFGLPVLGLNVPPLGAAALGLSIYVSAYLGEIWRGCIESVPRTQAEAAECLALRWHQRVIHVILPQAVKIATPPTVGFMVQIVKNTSLASAIGFVELARAGQIINNSTFEPFVIFVIVAMLYFALCYPLSVLSRRLERSFHVAHR from the coding sequence ATGGGATTTCTCACACTTGCGCACCTGCAATTTCTCTTTGATGGCCTGTTGTGGACCATCGGTTTGTCTCTGCTGGCCTTTGTGGGCGGCGGTTTGCTCGGCTTTGCCGTGGCGCTGGGCACGTCTTACGGGCCGCGCTGGTCGCGCCTGGGCGTGTCGCTTTACGTCAAGCTGATTCAGGGTACACCGCTGCTGGTGCTGCTGCCTCTGGCTTACTTTGGGTTGCCTGTGCTGGGCCTCAATGTTCCGCCGCTGGGCGCTGCGGCGCTGGGGCTGTCGATTTATGTCTCGGCCTACCTGGGCGAAATCTGGCGCGGGTGTATCGAGTCTGTGCCCCGCACCCAGGCCGAGGCGGCTGAGTGCTTGGCGCTGCGCTGGCACCAGCGGGTCATCCATGTCATCTTGCCCCAGGCCGTGAAGATCGCCACGCCCCCCACCGTGGGTTTCATGGTGCAGATCGTCAAGAACACCTCGCTGGCATCGGCCATCGGGTTTGTCGAATTGGCCCGGGCCGGGCAAATCATCAACAACTCGACCTTCGAGCCGTTTGTCATTTTCGTGATCGTGGCGATGCTGTATTTCGCCCTGTGTTACCCGCTGTCGGTGCTGAGCCGTCGCCTTGAGAGGAGCTTCCATGTCGCCCATCGTTGA
- a CDS encoding amino acid ABC transporter permease encodes MKYSFDFSGPLAYWPDLLAGAWTTLSLSLAATFFGFLVGVFCALATTGRVKWLARIAGVYIEVIRNTPLLVQIFIVYFGLSSMGFAVGAFTAATVALVVNVGAYTSEIVRAGIESIPKSQLEAAECLGLTRWQMLRNVVLPPAVERVYPALTSQYVLLMLASSISSQISAEELTAVANRIQSDTFRSVETYLIVAVAYLAMSLVMRGIFWLLARWAFPRRRRLGTPL; translated from the coding sequence TTGAAATACTCCTTCGACTTTTCCGGTCCGCTGGCTTATTGGCCAGACCTGCTGGCAGGCGCATGGACCACGTTGTCGCTATCGCTGGCAGCGACCTTCTTTGGCTTCCTCGTCGGGGTGTTTTGCGCTCTGGCCACCACGGGTCGTGTCAAATGGCTGGCCCGCATCGCGGGTGTCTACATCGAGGTCATCCGCAACACCCCGCTGCTGGTGCAGATTTTTATCGTCTATTTCGGGCTCTCGTCCATGGGCTTTGCGGTGGGGGCCTTCACGGCGGCCACGGTGGCGCTGGTGGTCAATGTGGGGGCCTACACCAGCGAGATCGTGCGGGCGGGTATCGAGTCCATTCCCAAAAGCCAGTTGGAGGCTGCCGAATGCCTGGGGCTGACCCGCTGGCAGATGCTGCGCAATGTGGTGCTGCCCCCTGCGGTGGAGCGTGTGTACCCCGCACTGACAAGTCAGTACGTGCTGCTGATGCTGGCCTCTTCGATCAGCTCGCAGATCTCGGCTGAAGAGTTGACCGCCGTGGCCAACCGCATCCAGTCAGACACGTTCCGTTCGGTCGAGACGTACCTCATCGTGGCGGTGGCTTACCTGGCGATGTCGCTGGTCATGCGGGGCATCTTCTGGCTGCTGGCCCGGTGGGCCTTTCCCCGCCGTCGCCGCCTTGGCACGCCTTTGTAA
- a CDS encoding FadR/GntR family transcriptional regulator: MTDLSKATDPTRRLYQLIADKVRALIQQGDYKEGSRLPPERDLAQQLGVSRPSLREALIALEIEGSVEIRMGSGVYVCSRALRRNPMPPSMGESPAELMQARGALEGAVIVLACVNATPKDWRGSQRASRPCAQTSPPGATCWNTTVNSMCALPR; the protein is encoded by the coding sequence ATGACCGACCTCTCCAAAGCCACAGACCCCACGCGGCGCCTGTACCAGCTGATCGCCGACAAGGTGCGCGCCCTCATCCAGCAAGGCGACTACAAGGAGGGCAGCCGCCTGCCGCCTGAACGCGACCTGGCGCAGCAATTGGGGGTATCACGCCCCTCGCTGCGCGAGGCGCTGATTGCACTGGAGATTGAGGGCAGCGTGGAGATCCGCATGGGCTCGGGCGTGTATGTGTGCAGCCGCGCGCTGCGCCGCAACCCCATGCCCCCCTCAATGGGAGAGAGCCCGGCAGAACTGATGCAGGCGCGGGGGGCACTGGAGGGTGCCGTGATCGTGCTGGCCTGCGTCAATGCCACCCCCAAGGACTGGCGCGGATCGCAGAGAGCGTCGAGGCCATGCGCGCAGACATCGCCGCCGGGCGCGACGTGCTGGAACACGACCGTGAATTCCATGTGCGCATTGCCGAGATGA
- a CDS encoding FadR/GntR family transcriptional regulator encodes MRADIAAGRDVLEHDREFHVRIAEMSGNSVLLSLVGTLFDERRGPLASHMRNRLEGQPTWHAALAEHELILRCLQSRDPLAAESAIRSHIRAAADRWVTP; translated from the coding sequence ATGCGCGCAGACATCGCCGCCGGGCGCGACGTGCTGGAACACGACCGTGAATTCCATGTGCGCATTGCCGAGATGAGTGGCAACTCGGTGCTTTTGAGCCTGGTGGGTACGCTTTTTGACGAACGCCGGGGCCCCTTGGCGAGCCACATGCGCAACCGGCTCGAGGGCCAGCCCACCTGGCACGCCGCGCTGGCCGAACACGAACTCATCCTGCGCTGCCTACAGTCACGCGACCCACTGGCCGCCGAATCGGCCATCCGCTCCCATATCCGCGCAGCCGCCGACCGCTGGGTGACGCCGTAG
- a CDS encoding FadR/GntR family transcriptional regulator — protein sequence MSSPFSAVKPSLKLADQVASTLETEIRAGRIQASEKLPTEAALAQQFQVSRTVVREAISRLKSLGLVDSRQGSGVYVQAPGIEPLHFELPHAASREAVMQIVEVRRALESEVAELAAQRRSDADVQAIRTAMQRISDAVQAGRDGAEEDVEFHRAIARAAGNPFLISTLDYLARFLQGATRVTRANEARRSDFAQAVTQEHEQIVRAIEAGDAAAARHAATDHMRNALRRIEQADPAFWAQDGARLAQPLVVDTAPSQRD from the coding sequence ATGTCGTCCCCCTTCTCCGCCGTCAAACCCAGCCTCAAACTGGCCGACCAAGTCGCCAGCACGCTGGAGACCGAAATCCGCGCGGGCCGCATCCAGGCGTCTGAGAAGCTGCCCACCGAGGCAGCGCTAGCGCAGCAGTTCCAGGTCAGCCGCACCGTGGTGCGCGAGGCCATCTCTCGGCTCAAATCGCTGGGGCTGGTGGACTCACGCCAGGGCAGTGGCGTGTATGTGCAGGCCCCGGGCATTGAGCCCCTGCACTTTGAGTTGCCCCATGCCGCATCGCGCGAGGCGGTCATGCAAATCGTGGAGGTACGCCGCGCCCTGGAATCCGAGGTGGCCGAGCTGGCCGCCCAGCGCCGCAGCGATGCCGATGTGCAGGCCATTCGCACCGCCATGCAACGCATCAGCGATGCCGTGCAGGCCGGGCGTGACGGGGCCGAGGAGGATGTGGAGTTTCACCGGGCGATTGCGCGGGCGGCGGGCAACCCGTTTCTCATCAGCACGCTGGACTACCTGGCCCGCTTTCTTCAAGGCGCCACACGCGTCACCCGCGCCAATGAGGCCCGGCGCAGCGACTTTGCCCAGGCCGTGACGCAGGAGCACGAGCAGATCGTGCGCGCGATTGAAGCTGGTGACGCCGCCGCAGCCCGGCATGCCGCCACCGACCACATGCGCAACGCGCTGCGCCGCATTGAGCAAGCCGACCCCGCCTTCTGGGCGCAGGACGGTGCACGCCTGGCACAACCCCTGGTGGTGGACACAGCCCCCTCGCAGCGCGACTGA
- a CDS encoding GntP family transporter, whose amino-acid sequence MSTLALLGIGAGSIALLLLLIIRWQVHAFVAMMLVSFLVAFATQMPIGDIISTLIAGMGGTLGSVAILVALGSMLGRMIEVSGGAASLANRFTQLLGPTRVPMALTAAALVLAIPVFFDVGFIILVPIVYGFCKAAGVNPIKFGLPVAGIMLAAHVVVPPHPGIVGGAAIVKGDIGWITIIGLAICIPLAALSQYVSGWLNRKGYPLLPTTAEQFAAFGNSEDSQTTQAGKAPGVGTIMALIVIPLALIMAGTTGATLLPKGDNLRNVLGFIGSPIFALMVAVGLAMFLLGRNQGWNRERTNAIMESALPPAATVILVTGAGGVFAKVLTASGIGTALSQSLTATHLPLILLAFIISLALRAAQGSATVAIITTCGLLADAMAGGGYSPLQVALLTVAIGFGSLGLSHVNDSGFWIVTRYLGLSVGDGLRTWTVLTTVLGLAGFALTALLWVLVA is encoded by the coding sequence ATGTCCACCCTCGCACTTCTCGGCATCGGCGCCGGCAGCATTGCACTGCTCCTGTTGCTCATCATCCGCTGGCAAGTCCACGCCTTCGTGGCGATGATGCTTGTGAGCTTTCTGGTGGCGTTTGCCACGCAGATGCCCATTGGCGACATCATCAGCACGCTGATTGCGGGCATGGGCGGCACGCTGGGTTCGGTCGCCATCCTGGTGGCGCTGGGCTCCATGCTGGGGCGCATGATCGAGGTCTCTGGCGGTGCGGCCAGCCTGGCCAACCGCTTCACGCAGCTTCTGGGCCCCACACGGGTGCCCATGGCCCTCACGGCCGCAGCGCTGGTCCTGGCCATCCCGGTGTTTTTTGACGTGGGCTTCATCATCCTGGTGCCCATCGTCTACGGCTTTTGCAAGGCAGCGGGCGTCAACCCCATCAAGTTCGGCCTGCCCGTAGCGGGCATCATGCTGGCCGCACATGTGGTGGTGCCACCGCACCCTGGCATCGTGGGCGGCGCGGCCATCGTCAAGGGCGACATTGGCTGGATCACCATCATTGGCCTGGCCATCTGCATCCCGCTGGCGGCGCTGTCGCAGTATGTGTCGGGCTGGCTCAATCGCAAGGGCTACCCCTTGTTGCCCACCACGGCCGAGCAGTTTGCAGCCTTTGGCAACAGCGAAGACAGCCAAACCACCCAGGCGGGCAAAGCCCCTGGCGTGGGCACCATCATGGCGCTGATCGTGATCCCCCTGGCACTCATCATGGCGGGCACCACCGGCGCCACGCTGCTGCCCAAGGGCGACAACCTGCGCAACGTGCTGGGCTTCATCGGCTCGCCCATCTTTGCACTGATGGTGGCCGTGGGCCTGGCCATGTTCCTGCTGGGCCGCAACCAGGGCTGGAACCGCGAGCGCACCAACGCCATCATGGAATCCGCCCTGCCCCCTGCTGCCACGGTGATCCTGGTGACGGGCGCAGGCGGCGTGTTTGCCAAGGTGCTCACCGCCAGCGGCATTGGCACGGCGCTGTCGCAAAGCCTCACGGCCACCCACCTGCCGCTCATCCTGCTGGCGTTCATCATCTCGCTGGCGCTGCGTGCCGCCCAGGGTTCTGCCACCGTGGCCATCATCACCACCTGCGGCCTGCTGGCCGATGCGATGGCAGGTGGCGGGTATTCCCCCTTGCAAGTGGCGCTGCTCACGGTTGCCATCGGCTTTGGCAGCCTCGGGCTGTCGCACGTCAACGATTCGGGCTTCTGGATCGTGACCCGATACCTGGGCCTGAGCGTGGGCGATGGCCTGCGCACCTGGACCGTGCTGACCACCGTGCTGGGCTTGGCGGGTT